The Sulfurospirillum halorespirans DSM 13726 genome has a window encoding:
- a CDS encoding methyl-accepting chemotaxis protein, with protein MTIRKKLIVGASVLLAIVIGSNIFASRTIGSLIEHSDLAQLRNNQLMDIQRYQHSVTQATLLAMDIIVDQKEGISKERHSEMKATFSEMKRLQSSIETLSDTSEEKALASKLAQESGVLEKLVTKDLVSAIDKGLSGADTASDFSALDDALDTAGDTMSQTLEKMYESVLNEAKEAATKAKESANTSDSAIVGVTLFMILFVLGGGFILARSILGAILALQNVTEDLARGNGDLTKRINIQANDEIGAVSRNFDSFIEVLQKLISMGKTSSSENVAVSEQLSTTAVEIGKRVEEEVATIQKAVTTTNHIHAIVKENYTATQGVGAEIEMANTKLEEAKKIVLALADTIVTNSEKEMNLAQKLNALSQDTEQVKSVLTIIADIADQTNLLALNAAIEAARAGEHGRGFAVVADEVRNLAERTQKALVDINATINIVVQSINQSSDEMNKNSESFKEMTHNAEDVSHSIVDVTTVMHKAVEATEHSMKSSQSINESIATVVSQMDNINEISTKNARSVEEIAGASEHLFRLTEELNKGLSQFRT; from the coding sequence ATGACAATCAGGAAAAAGTTAATTGTTGGAGCAAGTGTGCTTCTTGCTATCGTGATTGGGAGTAATATTTTTGCAAGCAGGACGATTGGGAGTTTAATTGAACACAGTGACCTTGCACAGTTGCGCAATAACCAATTAATGGACATTCAACGCTATCAACACAGTGTCACACAAGCAACACTTTTAGCGATGGATATTATCGTTGATCAAAAAGAGGGAATCTCCAAAGAGCGTCACAGTGAGATGAAAGCAACGTTTAGCGAGATGAAACGTTTGCAATCATCAATTGAAACGCTGAGTGATACATCTGAAGAGAAGGCGTTGGCATCGAAGCTTGCGCAGGAGAGTGGCGTTTTGGAAAAGTTGGTGACAAAAGATCTGGTCAGCGCCATTGATAAAGGGCTTAGTGGTGCAGATACGGCATCAGACTTTAGCGCCTTAGATGATGCACTCGATACGGCAGGTGATACGATGAGCCAAACTCTTGAAAAAATGTATGAATCTGTTTTAAATGAGGCGAAAGAGGCGGCTACAAAGGCAAAAGAGTCTGCCAATACAAGCGATAGCGCTATTGTAGGTGTGACTCTTTTTATGATTTTATTTGTCTTGGGTGGTGGGTTTATCTTGGCACGTTCTATTTTGGGGGCTATTTTGGCGCTTCAAAATGTCACCGAAGATTTGGCACGAGGCAATGGCGATCTGACCAAGCGTATCAACATTCAAGCCAACGATGAAATTGGCGCGGTATCGCGCAATTTTGATTCGTTTATCGAAGTATTGCAAAAACTCATTTCGATGGGAAAAACATCGAGCAGTGAAAATGTAGCGGTTTCTGAGCAGTTGAGCACGACGGCAGTTGAAATCGGAAAAAGAGTGGAAGAAGAGGTGGCAACGATTCAAAAAGCAGTCACTACGACCAATCATATTCACGCCATTGTGAAAGAGAATTATACCGCGACACAAGGGGTTGGGGCTGAAATCGAGATGGCAAATACCAAGCTAGAAGAGGCAAAAAAAATCGTCTTAGCGCTGGCAGATACCATTGTCACCAACAGCGAAAAAGAGATGAATTTGGCGCAAAAACTCAATGCGTTAAGCCAAGATACCGAGCAAGTCAAAAGCGTTTTAACGATTATCGCCGACATTGCAGATCAAACCAATCTTTTGGCGCTCAATGCAGCGATTGAAGCGGCACGCGCGGGGGAACATGGGCGAGGATTTGCCGTTGTTGCGGATGAGGTTCGAAATTTGGCGGAACGTACGCAAAAAGCGCTGGTTGACATCAATGCGACGATCAATATTGTCGTGCAGTCCATCAATCAAAGCTCCGATGAGATGAACAAAAATTCAGAATCTTTCAAAGAGATGACGCACAATGCCGAAGATGTGAGCCATTCTATTGTGGATGTAACAACGGTCATGCACAAGGCTGTTGAAGCTACGGAACACTCGATGAAAAGTTCACAAAGTATCAACGAAAGCATTGCCACGGTTGTGTCGCAGATGGACAATATAAACGAGATCAGTACGAAAAATGCACGCAGTGTTGAAGAGATTGCAGGCGCGTCAGAGCATCTGTTCCGATTGACCGAAGAGTTAAACAAAGGGTTAAGTCAATTTAGAACCTAA
- a CDS encoding DedA family protein — MEEFLLSSMREYGYIILFFWSILEGESGLVMAGLLSHTGDMNLFLAIFIAGLGGFAGDQLYFYIGRFNKSYVHRTLKQQRRKFALAHLLLKKHGWPIIFVQRYLYGLRTIIPIAIGLTGYSAQKYAFINLIAAWCWAALIILPVWFFGDVILGAITWAKTHWYFALPFVFIVVGILFFYFKNISHKTLRA; from the coding sequence ATGGAAGAATTTTTACTATCAAGCATGCGAGAGTATGGGTACATCATCCTTTTTTTCTGGAGTATTTTAGAGGGCGAAAGCGGTTTGGTGATGGCAGGACTTTTAAGCCACACAGGCGATATGAACCTCTTTTTAGCGATTTTTATTGCAGGATTGGGTGGTTTTGCGGGCGATCAGCTCTATTTTTACATCGGACGGTTTAACAAAAGTTATGTGCATCGCACACTTAAACAGCAACGACGCAAATTTGCCTTAGCGCATCTGTTGCTGAAAAAACATGGCTGGCCCATCATTTTTGTGCAGCGTTACCTCTACGGACTTCGCACCATCATTCCCATCGCCATCGGACTTACAGGCTATAGCGCTCAAAAATATGCCTTCATTAACCTTATCGCAGCGTGGTGTTGGGCAGCGTTGATCATCCTTCCTGTGTGGTTTTTTGGCGATGTCATTTTGGGTGCCATTACGTGGGCGAAAACGCACTGGTACTTTGCACTTCCTTTTGTTTTTATCGTTGTTGGAATACTTTTTTTCTACTTTAAAAACATCTCACACAAAACGCTTCGGGCTTAA
- a CDS encoding NAD(P)H-dependent oxidoreductase produces the protein MKKTLVILTHPDIEKSVINKRWVEELEKYPERFTIHNLHLVYPDGTIDVAKEQTLVESHENLVFQFPLYWFNCPPLLKKWLDDVLTYGWAYGKSGDKLKNKKVALAVTAGIKEDDYTDNGKYHITLKQLLSPFEVTFFYINADYKSFFAFYGAEDETPAAVVEKNAQEYIAFLNTI, from the coding sequence ATGAAAAAGACACTGGTGATACTCACACATCCAGATATTGAAAAGTCTGTCATCAATAAACGTTGGGTTGAAGAGTTGGAAAAATATCCAGAACGTTTTACCATTCATAATTTACATTTGGTTTATCCAGATGGCACTATTGATGTTGCGAAGGAGCAAACATTAGTCGAGTCTCATGAAAATCTTGTTTTCCAATTTCCATTGTATTGGTTTAATTGCCCGCCATTGTTAAAAAAATGGTTGGATGATGTATTGACCTATGGATGGGCCTATGGAAAAAGTGGCGATAAATTAAAAAATAAAAAAGTGGCTTTGGCAGTTACTGCTGGAATCAAAGAAGACGATTATACGGATAACGGTAAATATCACATAACGCTAAAACAGTTGCTATCGCCTTTTGAAGTTACATTTTTTTATATTAATGCAGATTATAAATCATTTTTTGCTTTTTATGGGGCAGAAGATGAGACACCCGCAGCAGTAGTCGAAAAAAATGCGCAAGAATATATTGCATTTTTAAACACGATTTGA
- a CDS encoding DNA polymerase Y family protein — MIIHLDLDCFFVSAERTRTPELKGKPVVVCKSGDTKIFSTQDSESVMTESVGGFNGLMQHKKAFNGFDKNAWKSEFLDEKGRVHGIVIAKSYEAKKYGIKTGTSLHDALAMCPKLLIIPSDHLFYQLLSTKLRAFLETKIPILEQYSIDEFWGDLKGWVKEEETHAFMASLQQEILEKFNLPISIGASSSKWIAKLATDFRKPYGLTLVPKNEIASFVSLMPIATFPGIGRVLQKKFESYGIATLGEVLEHAKLVLTWGTIGKDLIARISGVDNEPVVTKRDRRSIGISRNFHVIHNREEVLRRAIILSRHLSYTIAKLDLHPTTYYLYLRYENGISSKSSQTLDRSFSEGMYREWVVQMLSSLDTHPHYGVLHLGLALSNFITPTQTKTFSLLYAQADEKSKRLSEKLTKLRDKYGADIIRSGAEKQENG; from the coding sequence GTGATTATTCATCTGGATTTGGACTGTTTTTTTGTCTCTGCTGAGCGCACGAGAACGCCAGAACTAAAGGGAAAACCCGTCGTGGTGTGCAAAAGCGGCGATACCAAAATCTTCAGCACGCAAGACAGCGAAAGCGTCATGACCGAATCGGTGGGCGGTTTTAATGGGCTGATGCAGCACAAAAAAGCGTTCAATGGATTTGATAAAAACGCATGGAAAAGCGAGTTTTTGGATGAAAAAGGCAGGGTGCATGGTATCGTGATTGCCAAAAGTTACGAGGCGAAAAAATACGGTATCAAAACAGGCACATCGCTTCATGACGCCCTTGCCATGTGCCCGAAGCTCCTCATCATCCCCAGCGATCATCTCTTTTACCAACTGCTCTCCACGAAGCTTCGCGCTTTTTTAGAGACAAAAATTCCCATTTTGGAGCAGTACAGCATCGATGAGTTTTGGGGTGATCTCAAAGGTTGGGTCAAAGAGGAGGAGACACACGCCTTTATGGCATCGTTGCAGCAAGAGATTTTAGAGAAATTTAATCTGCCCATCTCGATTGGCGCGTCGAGTTCTAAGTGGATCGCAAAGCTTGCGACGGATTTTAGAAAACCCTACGGTTTGACGTTGGTTCCTAAAAACGAGATCGCTTCGTTTGTCTCTTTGATGCCCATTGCCACGTTTCCTGGCATCGGGCGTGTGCTTCAAAAGAAGTTTGAAAGTTACGGCATCGCAACCTTGGGCGAGGTGTTGGAGCACGCTAAACTCGTCTTAACATGGGGAACCATCGGCAAAGATCTTATTGCGCGCATTAGCGGAGTCGATAACGAACCTGTCGTGACCAAGAGAGATCGTCGCTCCATCGGCATTTCGCGCAATTTTCATGTGATTCATAACCGAGAAGAGGTGTTGCGCCGTGCGATCATCCTCTCGCGTCATCTCTCCTATACGATTGCTAAACTTGATCTGCATCCAACGACCTATTATTTGTATTTGCGCTATGAAAATGGCATTTCATCGAAAAGCTCTCAAACGCTTGATCGCTCGTTTAGTGAGGGAATGTACCGCGAATGGGTTGTGCAGATGCTCTCATCGCTCGACACCCATCCGCATTATGGCGTGCTTCATCTAGGGCTTGCGCTTTCAAACTTCATCACGCCCACACAAACCAAAACCTTTTCGCTTTTGTATGCACAGGCGGATGAAAAGTCAAAACGCTTATCTGAAAAGCTCACCAAACTACGCGATAAATACGGCGCAGATATCATCCGAAGCGGGGCGGAGAAGCAGGAAAATGGCTAA
- a CDS encoding winged helix-turn-helix transcriptional regulator, with protein MNTKDSTCVPEGINIKDTGFGYTLSLISGKYKMIIMYYLSEHKIMRHNALKRSIGTISFKTLSMMLKDLEENGLILRKEYPQIPPKVEYSLTPRGLSLIPILDAMCQWGNANKEPN; from the coding sequence GTGAATACTAAAGATAGCACGTGTGTTCCAGAAGGAATCAACATCAAAGATACAGGTTTTGGATATACGTTATCTTTAATTAGTGGTAAATACAAAATGATCATCATGTATTATTTATCGGAGCATAAAATCATGCGCCACAATGCACTCAAGCGTAGCATTGGAACGATTTCATTTAAAACGCTTAGTATGATGCTAAAAGACTTGGAAGAAAATGGACTTATTTTACGTAAAGAATATCCTCAAATTCCACCTAAAGTTGAATATTCGTTAACGCCAAGAGGACTTTCATTAATTCCAATATTAGACGCAATGTGTCAATGGGGAAATGCCAATAAAGAACCTAACTAG